One window of Nocardioides dongkuii genomic DNA carries:
- a CDS encoding GntR family transcriptional regulator, with protein MALRSAITSGQYRPGDHLGEVELSTRLGVSRGTVREALRHLEQEGLVEAASRGRLRVNHLTADEIRGLYQVRAALEGLAVANIIRSPHRSDSVASLREALARLAGEPTDLLEKVEADLAFHLLLCELSGNPMLVESWRHLEGRIRVAIMSHEATQLPGIMSEHRHATIVDAIEDGDVEAALRVVEQHMAAAADLYAGDRPRLST; from the coding sequence ATGGCGTTGCGGTCCGCGATCACCAGCGGGCAGTACCGCCCTGGGGACCACCTCGGCGAGGTGGAGCTCTCGACCCGCCTGGGTGTCAGCCGCGGCACGGTGCGCGAAGCGCTGCGGCACCTGGAGCAGGAGGGCCTCGTGGAGGCTGCGTCCCGTGGCCGGCTCCGCGTCAACCACCTGACCGCCGACGAGATCCGCGGGCTCTACCAGGTGCGCGCCGCGCTCGAGGGCCTCGCGGTCGCCAACATCATCAGGTCTCCCCACCGCAGCGACTCGGTCGCCTCCTTGCGCGAGGCGCTGGCGCGGCTCGCTGGGGAGCCCACCGACCTCTTGGAGAAGGTGGAAGCCGATCTCGCGTTCCACCTGCTGCTCTGCGAGCTGTCGGGCAATCCGATGCTGGTGGAGAGCTGGCGGCATCTCGAGGGCCGGATCAGGGTGGCGATCATGAGCCACGAGGCCACCCAGCTGCCCGGCATCATGTCCGAGCACAGGCACGCCACCATCGTGGACGCCATCGAGGACGGCGACGTCGAGGCGGCACTGCGCGTCGTGGAGCAGCACATGGCCGCGGCCGCCGACCTGTACGCGGGAGACCGCCCACGGCTCAGCACCTGA
- a CDS encoding transketolase family protein: MTTTDHTPGRTAHPAPRLKTSAMIASFADPGQKTTPAPFGHALNLLAEERPEIVGLSADLAKYTDMHVFRDRNPDRFFQMGMSEQSLLGTAAGMAEVGLVPFASTYSVFATRRAYDFLCLDIAEPGLNVNVVGALPGLTTGYGPSHQATEDLAILRGCPGLTIVDPCDALDIEQAVPALAAHDGPTYLRLLRGSVPRVLDEYDYTFELGKAAELRTGRDVVLISTGLMTMRALQAAERLEADHVDVAVLHVPTIKPLDTAAILTAASSDRLVVTLENHTVIGGLAESVAATLAYAGQGRRIVPIALPDEFLAAGALPTLHDRYGLSTDSIVSRVKAELHGSGRTAGDDAGDPPSL, translated from the coding sequence ATGACCACCACCGACCACACCCCTGGACGCACCGCCCACCCGGCGCCGCGGCTCAAGACCTCGGCGATGATCGCGTCCTTCGCCGACCCCGGCCAGAAGACCACGCCAGCGCCGTTCGGGCACGCACTCAACCTGCTCGCCGAGGAGCGTCCGGAGATCGTGGGGCTCTCGGCCGACCTGGCGAAGTACACCGACATGCACGTGTTCCGTGACCGGAATCCCGACCGGTTCTTCCAGATGGGCATGTCCGAGCAGTCGCTGCTCGGGACCGCCGCCGGGATGGCCGAGGTCGGCCTGGTCCCCTTCGCCTCGACCTACTCGGTGTTCGCGACCAGACGCGCGTACGACTTCCTCTGCCTCGACATCGCCGAGCCCGGCCTGAACGTCAACGTCGTCGGCGCCCTGCCGGGCCTCACGACCGGGTACGGCCCCAGCCACCAGGCCACCGAGGACCTGGCGATCCTGCGGGGGTGCCCGGGCCTGACCATCGTCGACCCCTGCGATGCCCTGGACATCGAGCAGGCCGTGCCGGCGCTGGCCGCGCACGACGGTCCGACGTACCTCCGCCTGCTGCGGGGCTCAGTGCCCCGGGTCCTCGACGAGTACGACTACACCTTCGAGCTCGGCAAGGCAGCCGAGCTGCGCACCGGGCGCGACGTCGTGCTCATCTCCACCGGCCTGATGACCATGCGGGCCCTCCAGGCAGCGGAGCGTCTCGAGGCGGACCACGTGGACGTCGCCGTGCTGCACGTGCCCACCATCAAGCCGCTCGACACGGCTGCCATCCTCACCGCGGCGTCATCGGACCGGCTGGTCGTCACCCTGGAGAACCACACCGTCATCGGCGGCCTCGCCGAGTCCGTCGCCGCCACCCTCGCCTACGCCGGACAAGGGCGGCGCATCGTCCCGATCGCCCTGCCCGACGAGTTCCTCGCAGCCGGCGCACTCCCCACGCTGCACGACCGCTACGGACTCTCCACCGACTCGATCGTGTCCCGCGTCAAGGCCGAGCTCCACGGGTCCGGGCGAACCGCCGGCGACGACGCCGGCGACCCCCCTTCCCTGTGA
- a CDS encoding transketolase, translating to MAAPNTAAPAPTTGPTTPEPLPTSADDRIERVTAAAQRIRGYALHMGEVQGQGYIGQALGVADILAVVYADQLRYRPQDPHWEGRDRFLLSIGHYAIALYAALAEAGTISLDELDTYGSDDSRLPMSSMASYTPGVEISGGSLGHGLTVTTGVALGLRHLGNPARVFNLLSDGELDEGSTWEAALACAHHGLDNVIAIVDVNALQADGPTAGVLRTEPVLDKWRAFGWHAVRVDGNDPSALVGAFDEAAAHTGSPSVIVCDTRIGFGVPLLMEREKAHFMRVEEHEWKLARTQLEEGSTR from the coding sequence ATGGCCGCACCGAACACCGCCGCACCGGCTCCCACGACCGGCCCCACGACCCCAGAGCCGCTCCCGACCTCGGCGGACGACCGGATCGAGCGGGTGACGGCAGCCGCCCAACGGATCCGCGGATATGCCCTCCACATGGGCGAGGTCCAAGGACAGGGCTACATCGGCCAGGCGCTGGGCGTCGCCGACATCCTCGCCGTCGTCTACGCCGACCAGCTGCGGTACCGCCCGCAGGACCCGCACTGGGAGGGGCGCGACCGCTTCCTGCTCTCGATCGGGCACTACGCCATCGCTCTCTACGCTGCCCTCGCCGAAGCCGGAACCATCTCCCTCGACGAGCTCGACACCTACGGCTCCGACGACTCCCGGCTACCGATGTCGTCCATGGCGTCGTACACGCCCGGGGTCGAGATCTCGGGCGGCTCCCTCGGCCACGGGCTGACCGTCACCACCGGTGTCGCGCTCGGCCTGCGGCACCTCGGCAACCCGGCGCGGGTGTTCAACCTGCTCTCCGACGGCGAGCTCGACGAGGGTTCGACGTGGGAGGCCGCCCTGGCCTGCGCCCACCATGGCCTGGACAACGTCATCGCCATCGTCGACGTCAACGCCCTCCAGGCCGACGGCCCCACGGCCGGCGTGCTGCGCACCGAACCCGTCCTCGACAAGTGGCGGGCCTTCGGCTGGCACGCGGTGCGGGTGGACGGCAACGACCCCTCGGCACTGGTCGGCGCCTTCGACGAGGCCGCCGCGCACACCGGGTCACCGTCGGTGATCGTCTGCGACACCCGGATCGGCTTCGGCGTCCCGCTCCTGATGGAGCGCGAGAAGGCGCACTTCATGCGCGTCGAGGAGCACGAGTGGAAGCTCGCCCGCACCCAGCTCGAGGAGGGATCGACCCGATGA
- a CDS encoding lipase family protein, which translates to MFARLTAVALAGTTLLAGSLMHAPAASAAPVDGLPGFYEAPAQLPPANGDLIRSEPMTYTLDPAGATTVGFTSSRMLYRSTDRTGKPIAVSGSVIVPKKPWAGAGPRPVIGYAVGTQGVGDACAPSRQFSEGFEYEGVFMAGLLARGYALAVTDYEGLGTAGIHTYMDRASQGHAVLDAIRAAKQLPGSSLAAGAPAALYGYSQGGGAAAAAAELAPTYAPELTLKGAVVGAVPADLTVLPDNLDRGLWAEFLWFAIAGLTESYDVDLDPYLNERGRAFYADISDDCVFDLFNAALTSSTDFTTDGSSLAQLSTQEPFRTILDDQRIGRRAPAVPVLVTHSVLDDTIPYRVGRQLARDWCDRGANVRLSTNVTPLHLGAMLNNAAEVYGYLEARFAGVPAASSCWRL; encoded by the coding sequence GTGTTCGCACGCCTCACGGCCGTCGCCCTCGCCGGGACGACCTTGCTGGCCGGCTCGCTCATGCACGCCCCGGCGGCGTCGGCGGCGCCGGTCGATGGGCTGCCCGGCTTCTACGAGGCGCCGGCTCAGCTTCCGCCCGCCAACGGTGACCTGATCCGGTCTGAGCCGATGACGTACACCCTCGATCCGGCGGGTGCGACCACGGTCGGGTTCACGTCGAGCAGGATGCTGTACCGGTCCACCGACCGGACCGGGAAGCCCATCGCCGTGTCCGGCTCGGTCATCGTGCCCAAGAAGCCATGGGCGGGTGCCGGTCCGCGTCCGGTCATCGGCTACGCCGTCGGCACGCAGGGCGTCGGCGATGCCTGCGCACCGTCGCGGCAGTTCAGTGAGGGGTTCGAGTACGAGGGCGTCTTCATGGCCGGTCTGCTGGCCAGGGGCTACGCCCTGGCCGTGACCGACTACGAAGGTCTCGGGACGGCCGGCATCCACACCTACATGGACCGCGCGTCGCAGGGGCACGCGGTCCTGGACGCGATCCGAGCCGCGAAGCAGCTCCCGGGCAGCAGTCTCGCGGCAGGCGCTCCCGCAGCCCTGTACGGGTATTCGCAAGGTGGCGGAGCTGCCGCCGCGGCCGCGGAGCTGGCGCCGACGTACGCCCCCGAGCTCACGCTGAAGGGGGCCGTGGTCGGTGCGGTCCCGGCGGACCTGACGGTGCTGCCGGACAACCTCGACCGGGGGCTCTGGGCCGAGTTCCTCTGGTTCGCCATCGCCGGGCTCACGGAGAGCTACGACGTCGACCTGGACCCCTACCTCAACGAGCGCGGGCGAGCCTTCTACGCCGACATCTCCGACGACTGCGTCTTCGACCTCTTCAACGCGGCGCTCACGTCCTCGACCGACTTCACCACCGACGGCAGCAGCCTTGCCCAGCTGTCGACCCAGGAGCCGTTCCGCACCATCCTCGACGACCAGCGCATCGGTCGCCGCGCGCCAGCAGTGCCCGTCCTGGTCACCCACAGCGTGCTGGACGACACCATCCCCTACCGGGTCGGGCGGCAGCTCGCCCGCGACTGGTGCGACCGAGGGGCCAACGTCCGGCTGAGCACCAACGTCACCCCGCTCCACCTCGGCGCCATGCTGAACAACGCCGCCGAGGTCTACGGCTACCTCGAGGCCAGGTTCGCCGGAGTCCCCGCAGCGTCGTCCTGCTGGCGGCTCTGA
- a CDS encoding TetR/AcrR family transcriptional regulator: protein MAEDRRGRPRSKHSEQAVMTAVQALLLEGGYERLSIEAVAARAGVGKQTIYRWWPSKSALVADAVLDGWIGGEVIPLAETEDLRLDLTNWLVAFAEALSDEPTAALVRALVAASVEREDSSLRLWEQFAGPQHDAVVKRLNAATRAGDLRPDIDVAAVADALIGAPLYHLLSRQRPQFATRARGLLDVVLAGVAAGSPPH from the coding sequence ATGGCGGAGGACCGACGGGGGAGGCCCAGGAGCAAGCACTCCGAGCAGGCGGTGATGACGGCTGTCCAGGCACTGCTCCTGGAGGGAGGGTACGAACGACTGTCCATCGAGGCGGTCGCGGCCCGGGCCGGCGTGGGCAAGCAGACGATCTATCGCTGGTGGCCCTCGAAGAGCGCCTTGGTGGCTGACGCCGTTCTCGACGGCTGGATCGGCGGCGAGGTCATCCCGCTCGCGGAGACCGAGGACCTCCGGCTCGATCTGACCAACTGGCTCGTCGCCTTCGCCGAGGCCCTGTCCGACGAGCCGACAGCTGCGCTCGTCCGCGCCCTGGTGGCGGCGTCGGTCGAGCGCGAAGACTCGTCGCTGCGACTGTGGGAGCAGTTTGCAGGTCCTCAGCACGATGCGGTGGTGAAGCGCCTCAACGCAGCCACGCGTGCCGGTGATCTCAGGCCGGACATCGACGTGGCCGCCGTGGCAGATGCCCTGATCGGGGCGCCCCTCTACCACCTGCTGAGCCGTCAGCGACCGCAGTTCGCGACGCGAGCACGCGGGCTTCTGGACGTCGTCCTGGCGGGGGTGGCGGCGGGTTCGCCGCCGCATTAA
- a CDS encoding ABC transporter ATP-binding protein: MTATSGASAPRLAPPSPTAAIALSDVQKSYRSGLETAAALRGVSVDLDAGSFTAVVGQSGSGKSTLLHVAAGLDRPTSGRVVIGGHDITELSDDDLTRFRRDHIGFVFQAYNLVGHLDVRENIDLPLVLGGRTADPAWVAHLVARMDLGPLLDRLPGELSGGQAQRVAIARALVTRPTVVFADEPTGALDSSTGAAVLDLLRTTARDLDQTVVVVTHDSRVAAAAEQVLVLADGLLVDRLVAPTAEQVTARVLAVGR, translated from the coding sequence ATGACCGCCACCAGCGGCGCATCAGCGCCACGTCTCGCACCGCCGTCCCCGACGGCCGCGATCGCCCTGTCCGACGTCCAGAAGTCCTACCGCAGCGGCCTCGAGACGGCCGCCGCCCTGCGTGGGGTCTCGGTCGACCTGGACGCCGGGTCCTTCACCGCCGTGGTCGGCCAGTCCGGCTCGGGCAAGTCGACGCTGCTGCACGTGGCCGCAGGGCTCGACCGGCCCACCAGCGGTCGGGTCGTCATCGGCGGTCACGACATCACCGAGCTCTCCGACGACGACCTGACCCGGTTCCGTCGCGACCACATCGGCTTCGTCTTCCAGGCCTACAACCTGGTCGGACACCTCGACGTCCGGGAGAACATCGACCTGCCCCTGGTCCTCGGCGGTCGCACCGCCGACCCGGCCTGGGTCGCGCACCTCGTCGCCCGCATGGACCTCGGCCCGCTGCTCGACCGGTTGCCCGGCGAGCTCTCCGGCGGTCAGGCCCAACGTGTCGCGATCGCACGGGCGCTCGTCACCCGACCGACCGTGGTCTTCGCCGACGAGCCGACCGGGGCCCTGGACTCCTCGACCGGGGCCGCGGTCCTCGACCTGCTCCGCACCACCGCCCGTGACCTCGACCAGACCGTCGTCGTCGTCACCCACGACAGCCGGGTGGCGGCCGCGGCCGAGCAGGTCCTCGTGCTCGCCGACGGGCTGCTCGTCGACCGCCTCGTCGCGCCGACCGCCGAGCAGGTCACCGCCCGCGTCCTGGCGGTCGGCCGATGA
- a CDS encoding FtsX-like permease family protein has translation MNAATTSPTTVPTRRAGTPRRLALAGARAHWAATAGTALVVALAAAMTALTGALLESGLRVPDGEGGPLVAVASSFAGTALVLVVIVVAATTTLALRRRRREFALLRAVGATRGQVRRLVATELLVLAAVAAPLGAVPGLLLAGSLDSVLVEAGVVPAGYTSALSPLPVLGAVLLVVPTTLLAGWLAARESVRTAPTEAIRESATEAAPVGRVRRAAAVLTAVAGLVAAFTPLFVPGTIGGATAATSAFLLIGAAAFAGPVLVEWAFGHAARAASDRRGAPTRLALGNMRGFSRRLTTVVVPLALVLAVGTTQGTVDHAVQRAATEQLDAALGTRLVATSATALDTDDLAALSEEAGVTGVVALGEAPAQVRTDDDDGLPDSLVWETTTLRSVPPTVDPAVLDPGITEGSLAGLAGADTVAISTDTAFETGRGLGDDLHARLDGTDVALEVTAIYDRGLGLGDVLVGPATLAAHEVTPTVHLALVETDGPAEVDGTVPTARYVADATSVDAASQRLSSLLTLILLLFVGLGSLNALVLVTAGRRDELRLLHRTGATGRQLLTMTTVEAVVTGVTAWAIGTVAVLPAVVGVSVGLLGAGVPVVDLPTYGALSGAVIVLTVAATALTASRTVRAATRVTS, from the coding sequence ATGAACGCCGCGACCACGTCCCCGACCACTGTCCCGACCAGGCGGGCCGGCACACCGCGTCGCCTGGCCCTCGCCGGGGCTCGCGCCCACTGGGCCGCGACGGCCGGCACCGCACTGGTCGTCGCCCTCGCCGCAGCCATGACGGCGTTGACCGGCGCGCTCCTCGAGTCCGGGCTGCGCGTGCCTGACGGCGAGGGCGGCCCACTCGTCGCCGTCGCCTCCTCGTTCGCCGGCACCGCCCTGGTCCTGGTCGTCATCGTCGTGGCGGCCACCACGACCCTGGCGTTGCGTCGCAGACGACGCGAGTTCGCGCTGCTGCGCGCCGTCGGCGCGACCCGCGGCCAGGTCCGCCGCCTCGTCGCCACCGAGCTGCTGGTCCTCGCCGCGGTGGCCGCACCCCTCGGCGCCGTCCCCGGGCTGCTCCTGGCCGGCTCGCTCGACTCCGTCCTGGTCGAGGCGGGGGTCGTGCCCGCCGGGTACACCTCAGCGCTGTCACCGCTGCCGGTCCTCGGCGCCGTCCTCCTCGTCGTCCCGACCACGCTGCTGGCCGGCTGGCTCGCCGCCCGCGAGTCGGTGCGCACCGCGCCGACGGAGGCGATCCGCGAGAGCGCGACCGAAGCCGCCCCGGTGGGTCGCGTGCGTCGTGCCGCGGCGGTCCTCACCGCCGTCGCCGGCCTCGTGGCCGCGTTCACCCCGCTGTTCGTGCCGGGCACCATCGGCGGCGCCACCGCGGCCACCTCCGCGTTCCTCCTGATCGGCGCGGCCGCCTTCGCGGGCCCGGTCCTCGTCGAGTGGGCCTTCGGCCACGCCGCCCGCGCCGCGTCCGACCGTCGAGGCGCCCCCACCAGGCTCGCCCTGGGCAACATGCGCGGCTTCTCGCGGCGCCTGACCACCGTCGTCGTTCCCCTCGCCCTGGTGCTCGCCGTCGGCACCACCCAGGGCACCGTCGACCATGCCGTGCAACGAGCCGCCACCGAGCAGCTCGATGCCGCCCTCGGCACCCGCCTCGTCGCCACCTCCGCCACCGCCCTCGACACCGACGACCTCGCCGCGCTCTCCGAGGAGGCCGGCGTCACCGGTGTCGTCGCCCTGGGCGAGGCACCCGCGCAGGTCCGCACCGACGACGACGACGGACTTCCCGACAGCCTGGTCTGGGAGACCACCACGCTGCGGTCCGTCCCGCCCACGGTCGACCCCGCAGTCCTCGACCCGGGCATCACCGAGGGCTCCCTCGCCGGCCTGGCCGGCGCCGACACCGTCGCGATCAGCACCGACACCGCCTTCGAGACCGGGCGCGGCCTCGGCGACGACCTCCACGCCCGACTCGACGGGACCGACGTCGCCCTCGAGGTCACGGCGATCTACGACCGGGGGCTGGGCCTCGGCGACGTGCTGGTCGGACCCGCCACGCTCGCCGCGCACGAGGTCACCCCGACCGTGCACCTCGCGCTCGTCGAGACCGACGGGCCCGCCGAGGTGGACGGCACGGTGCCCACGGCTCGCTACGTGGCGGACGCGACCAGCGTCGACGCCGCGTCGCAGCGCCTCTCGAGCCTGCTCACCCTGATCCTGCTGCTCTTCGTCGGCCTCGGCTCCCTCAACGCCCTGGTGCTCGTCACCGCCGGTCGCCGCGACGAGCTGCGGCTCCTGCACCGCACTGGCGCCACCGGACGCCAGCTCCTGACCATGACCACGGTCGAGGCGGTGGTCACGGGCGTCACGGCCTGGGCGATCGGCACCGTCGCCGTCCTGCCCGCCGTCGTCGGCGTCAGCGTCGGCCTGCTCGGCGCCGGTGTCCCCGTCGTCGACCTCCCCACGTACGGCGCACTCAGCGGTGCCGTCATCGTCCTGACCGTCGCCGCCACCGCGCTCACCGCGTCCCGCACCGTCCGGGCCGCCACCCGCGTCACGTCCTGA
- a CDS encoding MFS transporter, giving the protein MSTAAPASPTRWWALCVLGLAQLMVVLDGTIVAIALPAAQAELGMADGQRQWVVTAYAVAFSALLLLGGRIADYWGRKRTFMVGMVGFGVASVWGGLAQSGAELIAARGLQGVFAALIAPAALAMITVLFPSGRERNVAFAAFGIIAGTGAAFGFLLGGVLTQYADWRWCLLVNVFFVVLALIGGKALLVESRAEGDNRYDLVGAVLVALSLAALIYGFARAEHGWGEADTIGFLVAGAVLMVAFVWWQARSSHPLLPLRVVQSRVRGAAFLLQACVGVVMVGAMLYLTFHFQIVLAMSPVAAGFASVAMTVVIMATAPVSTKLFTTYGPRVVLTAGPLAVAAGLFYLSGISAGGSYWTEVLPGLVLMGLGFSLVLVPVQNLALAGVDPHDAGVASALANASVHVGGSIAVAVFTAIYTSSMTDSLARGTDEMSALAGAYGDTLLAAACVMVLGSATSFLMIRGSGNDVVPSGSEVVGAGRTA; this is encoded by the coding sequence ATGTCCACCGCCGCACCCGCTTCCCCCACCCGCTGGTGGGCGCTCTGCGTCCTCGGCCTCGCCCAGCTGATGGTGGTCCTCGACGGGACCATCGTCGCCATCGCCCTGCCGGCTGCTCAGGCCGAGCTCGGCATGGCCGACGGGCAGCGGCAGTGGGTCGTCACGGCGTACGCCGTCGCGTTCTCCGCCCTGCTCCTGCTCGGCGGCCGGATCGCCGACTACTGGGGTCGCAAGCGCACCTTCATGGTCGGCATGGTCGGCTTCGGCGTCGCCTCGGTCTGGGGCGGCCTGGCGCAGTCGGGCGCCGAGCTGATCGCGGCCCGCGGCCTCCAGGGCGTCTTCGCGGCGCTGATCGCTCCCGCCGCCCTGGCGATGATCACGGTGCTGTTCCCCAGCGGCCGGGAGCGCAACGTGGCCTTCGCCGCGTTCGGCATCATCGCCGGCACCGGGGCCGCCTTCGGCTTCCTGCTGGGCGGGGTGCTGACCCAGTACGCCGACTGGCGCTGGTGCCTGCTGGTCAACGTGTTCTTCGTCGTCCTCGCGCTCATCGGCGGCAAGGCCCTGCTGGTCGAGAGCCGCGCCGAGGGCGACAACCGCTACGACCTGGTCGGTGCCGTCCTGGTGGCGTTGTCCCTCGCCGCGCTGATCTACGGCTTCGCCCGCGCCGAGCACGGGTGGGGTGAGGCGGACACGATCGGCTTCCTCGTCGCCGGCGCCGTGCTGATGGTCGCCTTCGTGTGGTGGCAGGCCCGCTCCTCCCACCCCCTGCTCCCGCTGCGGGTGGTGCAGAGCCGGGTGCGCGGCGCCGCCTTCCTGCTGCAGGCCTGCGTGGGAGTGGTGATGGTGGGCGCGATGCTCTACCTCACCTTCCACTTCCAGATCGTGCTCGCGATGAGCCCCGTGGCCGCCGGCTTCGCCAGCGTCGCGATGACGGTCGTGATCATGGCGACCGCCCCGGTCTCCACCAAGCTCTTCACCACCTACGGCCCCCGCGTGGTGCTCACCGCCGGGCCGCTCGCCGTCGCGGCAGGCCTGTTCTACCTGAGCGGGATCAGCGCCGGCGGGAGCTACTGGACCGAGGTGCTGCCCGGTCTGGTCCTGATGGGGCTGGGGTTCTCGCTGGTCCTCGTGCCGGTGCAGAACCTCGCCCTGGCCGGTGTCGACCCGCACGACGCCGGGGTCGCCTCCGCGCTGGCCAATGCCTCCGTGCACGTGGGTGGGTCGATCGCGGTGGCGGTCTTCACCGCGATCTACACCTCCTCGATGACCGACTCCCTCGCCCGGGGCACGGACGAGATGTCCGCCCTGGCCGGCGCGTACGGCGACACCCTGCTCGCCGCCGCGTGCGTGATGGTGCTGGGCTCGGCCACGTCGTTCCTGATGATCCGAGGTTCCGGGAACGACGTGGTCCCCTCCGGCTCCGAGGTCGTGGGCGCCGGGCGGACTGCCTAG
- a CDS encoding SDR family NAD(P)-dependent oxidoreductase: MSHSDLTAIVTGAASTRGIGRGTAHALAADGWNVAILDLDEASAKEAADEIAHRSDVQAFGLACDVTDEVAVENALASLSASAPPVGALVNNAGITSPTRFHDVTGAEWDRIFAVNVRGAYNITRRVTPGMADRGFGRVVFLSSVSAERGGGVFGGVAYSAAKAAQLGFARALAREVGAAGITVNSVAPGLIDTDITGDALEGDTKTQLVAGIPVGRSGLVTDVADLITYLCREQTGYITGATYDVNGGSHIH; encoded by the coding sequence ATGTCTCATTCCGACCTGACCGCCATCGTCACCGGCGCCGCATCGACTCGCGGCATCGGCCGCGGCACCGCCCACGCCCTCGCCGCCGACGGCTGGAACGTCGCGATCCTCGACCTCGACGAGGCCAGCGCCAAGGAAGCAGCCGACGAGATCGCTCACCGCTCCGACGTCCAGGCGTTCGGCCTCGCCTGCGACGTCACCGACGAGGTCGCCGTCGAGAACGCCTTGGCCTCGCTGAGCGCCTCTGCCCCGCCGGTAGGTGCACTGGTCAACAACGCCGGCATCACCTCCCCCACCCGCTTCCACGACGTCACCGGCGCCGAGTGGGACCGCATCTTCGCCGTCAACGTCCGGGGCGCCTACAACATCACCCGCCGGGTCACGCCCGGCATGGCCGACCGCGGCTTCGGTCGGGTGGTGTTCCTCTCGTCGGTCTCCGCCGAGCGCGGCGGCGGCGTCTTCGGCGGCGTCGCGTACTCGGCAGCCAAGGCCGCCCAGCTGGGCTTCGCCCGCGCCCTGGCCCGGGAGGTCGGAGCGGCCGGCATCACGGTCAACTCGGTGGCACCCGGCCTCATCGACACCGACATCACCGGCGACGCCCTCGAGGGCGACACCAAGACCCAGCTCGTCGCTGGCATTCCGGTCGGCCGCAGCGGTCTCGTCACCGACGTCGCCGACCTGATCACCTACCTGTGCCGGGAGCAGACCGGATACATCACCGGCGCCACCTACGACGTCAACGGCGGCTCACACATCCACTGA
- a CDS encoding GntP family permease gives MDDTTTLLIHLTITVGIVVGLIVLAKINPVVSLVIGALYLGLAAGLGYDGTTVAVSEGFGILMAEVGLIIGFGVMLGTLLSAMGTLHRVVDGMLRLFGAKRSPHVLGLASGVVFPAIYFDVALVILGPMARSISLRTGMSIAPLAGALAIGLEVALLMVPPGAAALAIAAALDLPLGTMLMVGIPFGIVVIVVSIALHTLLMHFTWNDAKDDDPLTDPEHTGEIASYGLSSGAESSGEQAAGGQDQQSPQARPGGGGTALADRHTGSADAAPGDDGPGKQLPLLVALLPLLVPVLLIVADTSTSAAGAEVDLLGFLGNPVVALLIGLLLGVALAMPSLGRTGVEEVIVAAASTSGVILLFTGVAGSLGQVISETNVGDLVAGLFSANAAFPLVMAWLVAAMLRLAQGSGSVAAITAAALLAPVVDSMGLPGVLIWLAAASGAAFGGHVTDNTFWIFKTLLGLSVRGTFQVYTVAQAILSFVGLGSVLLLSIFV, from the coding sequence ATGGACGACACCACGACCCTGCTGATCCACCTCACGATCACCGTGGGCATCGTCGTCGGGCTGATCGTGCTCGCGAAGATCAACCCGGTCGTCTCACTGGTGATCGGAGCCCTGTACCTCGGCCTCGCCGCGGGACTCGGCTACGACGGGACGACGGTCGCCGTCTCCGAGGGCTTCGGCATCCTGATGGCCGAGGTCGGACTCATCATCGGCTTCGGCGTGATGCTCGGGACGCTGCTCTCGGCCATGGGGACCCTGCATCGGGTCGTGGACGGGATGCTGCGTCTCTTCGGCGCCAAGCGGTCCCCCCACGTGCTCGGGTTGGCCTCGGGCGTCGTCTTCCCCGCGATCTACTTCGACGTCGCGCTCGTCATCCTGGGGCCGATGGCCCGGTCGATCTCCTTGCGGACCGGCATGAGCATCGCCCCCCTGGCCGGCGCTCTGGCCATCGGTCTGGAGGTCGCCCTGCTCATGGTCCCGCCCGGTGCCGCGGCGCTCGCCATCGCGGCCGCTCTCGACCTGCCCCTGGGCACGATGCTCATGGTCGGGATCCCGTTCGGCATCGTGGTCATCGTGGTCAGCATCGCGCTGCACACGCTCCTCATGCACTTCACGTGGAACGACGCCAAGGACGACGACCCCCTGACCGATCCCGAGCACACCGGGGAGATCGCCAGCTACGGCTTGTCCTCAGGCGCCGAGTCCTCGGGCGAACAGGCCGCCGGCGGGCAGGACCAGCAGTCGCCCCAGGCTCGCCCTGGCGGCGGGGGCACCGCGCTCGCCGACCGGCACACCGGGAGCGCCGATGCCGCCCCGGGCGACGACGGGCCAGGGAAGCAGCTGCCGTTGCTGGTCGCGCTCCTGCCCCTGCTCGTGCCGGTGCTCCTCATCGTGGCGGACACCAGCACGAGTGCGGCCGGAGCGGAGGTCGACCTTCTCGGGTTCCTCGGGAACCCCGTGGTGGCGCTCCTGATCGGGCTGCTCCTGGGCGTCGCTCTCGCGATGCCGTCGCTGGGGCGGACAGGTGTCGAGGAGGTGATCGTGGCCGCCGCGTCGACCAGTGGCGTCATCCTGCTGTTCACCGGGGTCGCGGGCTCGCTCGGCCAGGTGATCTCCGAGACCAACGTCGGTGACCTCGTGGCCGGCCTGTTCAGTGCGAACGCGGCCTTCCCGCTCGTGATGGCGTGGCTGGTCGCGGCGATGCTGCGCCTCGCCCAAGGATCCGGCTCCGTGGCCGCCATCACCGCGGCAGCCCTGCTCGCGCCGGTCGTCGACAGCATGGGGCTCCCCGGCGTCCTGATCTGGCTCGCCGCGGCGTCCGGAGCCGCGTTCGGCGGGCACGTCACCGACAACACCTTCTGGATCTTCAAGACGCTGCTGGGCCTGTCGGTCCGCGGCACCTTCCAGGTGTACACGGTCGCTCAGGCGATCCTGTCGTTCGTCGGCCTGGGGTCGGTCCTGCTCCTCAGCATCTTCGTCTGA